A genome region from Gallaecimonas xiamenensis 3-C-1 includes the following:
- a CDS encoding DUF2141 domain-containing protein translates to MKLLSPAFLTLLLGLNTGAQAQTLQVTVDNIQAQQGALMLVLFKGQADFDASRAPVVSLIHQVTGEQVQFALGSLPAGRYGIKVYQDINGNGVHDRNPVGIPIEPYGFSNNGGRFGPASFAEAGFDPAETAALTIHLR, encoded by the coding sequence ATGAAACTGCTCAGTCCTGCTTTTTTAACCCTGCTGCTGGGGCTTAACACCGGCGCCCAGGCCCAAACGCTGCAAGTCACCGTCGACAATATCCAGGCCCAGCAGGGGGCGCTGATGCTGGTGCTGTTCAAGGGCCAGGCCGATTTTGACGCCAGCCGGGCGCCGGTGGTGTCCCTTATCCATCAGGTTACCGGGGAGCAGGTGCAGTTTGCCCTAGGGTCCTTGCCGGCGGGCCGCTATGGCATCAAGGTCTACCAGGACATCAACGGTAACGGCGTCCATGACCGCAACCCGGTGGGGATCCCCATCGAACCCTATGGCTTTAGTAACAACGGCGGCCGCTTCGGCCCGGCCAGTTTTGCCGAGGCGGGCTTCGACCCGGCCGAAACGGCGGCGCTGACCATCCACCTGCGCTAG